In Acinetobacter sp. WCHAc010034, a genomic segment contains:
- a CDS encoding phage major tail tube protein, with protein sequence MLPRTLKNFNVFVDTHSWAGVAEEVTIPKITKKTEDFRGAGMIGDVALAMGYEKMEGEVTYAGFDVKQYRQLGVCGTSDLPVRFVGIYERQDDCSIQNVEIYTRGQATELDPGSSKNGEKTETKITYNYSYYRLEVDGVIEVELDFINGTEKFGGSDLAAEIKKLLGL encoded by the coding sequence ATGCTTCCACGTACTTTGAAAAATTTTAATGTGTTTGTTGATACACATTCCTGGGCAGGTGTCGCTGAAGAAGTCACCATTCCCAAAATCACCAAGAAAACTGAAGACTTCCGCGGCGCAGGCATGATCGGTGATGTAGCGCTGGCAATGGGCTACGAAAAGATGGAAGGCGAAGTTACCTATGCTGGCTTTGATGTCAAGCAGTACCGCCAGCTTGGCGTCTGCGGCACTTCCGATTTGCCGGTGCGGTTCGTGGGAATTTATGAGCGTCAGGACGACTGCAGCATTCAGAATGTCGAAATTTATACCCGCGGCCAAGCCACTGAACTTGATCCCGGCAGCTCCAAGAATGGCGAAAAAACTGAAACCAAAATCACTTACAACTACAGCTATTACCGTCTGGAAGTCGATGGTGTGATTGAAGTCGAACTCGACTTTATCAATGGCACCGAAAAATTCGGCGGCAGCGATTTGGCAGCAGAAATCAAAAAGCTGCTTGGCCTATAG
- the tauD gene encoding taurine dioxygenase produces MSLHIKPINPNIGAVIENLDLNRADEQLAAEIQAALLRYQVIFFRNQQLGAQAQVKLAKAFGTLHIHPIYPALDDAPEVIVLDSRRQDLRDNELWHTDVTFSQAPPLGCVLQAVKIPEFGGDTLWASGTAAFRALPAELRNKLRGLTATHDIRKSFPLERFGATAEERGKLESSFRKNPPVIHPAVRSHPETGEEILFVNEGFTTRINELPEAESDELLAFLFQHAVKEEFHLRWKWREGDVAIWDNRCTQHKALFDYGDAHRIMHRATVNGSVPYYQQAG; encoded by the coding sequence ATGTCATTGCACATTAAACCGATTAATCCCAATATTGGCGCAGTTATAGAAAATCTGGATTTGAACCGGGCCGATGAACAGCTGGCCGCGGAAATTCAGGCGGCTTTATTGCGATATCAGGTGATCTTTTTTAGAAATCAGCAGCTGGGCGCGCAAGCTCAGGTCAAGCTTGCAAAGGCTTTTGGGACTTTGCATATCCATCCGATTTACCCTGCGCTGGATGATGCGCCTGAAGTGATTGTATTAGACAGCCGCCGTCAGGATTTGCGCGACAATGAGCTGTGGCATACCGATGTGACGTTCAGCCAAGCGCCGCCTTTGGGCTGCGTGCTGCAGGCGGTCAAAATTCCGGAATTCGGCGGAGATACGCTTTGGGCCAGCGGCACGGCGGCATTCCGCGCTTTGCCGGCAGAACTGCGGAATAAGCTGCGCGGCCTGACAGCCACGCATGATATCCGCAAATCTTTCCCTCTGGAGCGTTTTGGCGCCACAGCTGAAGAACGCGGAAAGCTGGAAAGCTCATTCCGTAAAAATCCGCCTGTGATTCATCCTGCTGTGCGCAGCCATCCTGAAACAGGTGAAGAAATCCTGTTTGTAAATGAAGGCTTTACGACGCGAATTAATGAGCTGCCTGAAGCTGAAAGCGATGAGTTGCTGGCTTTCCTATTTCAGCATGCGGTGAAGGAAGAATTCCATTTGCGCTGGAAATGGCGGGAAGGCGATGTCGCGATTTGGGATAACCGCTGCACCCAGCATAAGGCTTTATTTGACTATGGCGATGCGCACAGGATTATGCACCGGGCAACTGTGAATGGAAGCGTGCCTTATTATCAGCAAGCGGGCTAA
- a CDS encoding GpE family phage tail protein, translating into MVFHWTPRECEAWEIEELMQWNERARVRSQTD; encoded by the coding sequence GTGGTTTTTCACTGGACGCCTAGGGAATGTGAAGCTTGGGAAATTGAAGAGCTGATGCAATGGAACGAACGCGCGCGCGTCCGTTCGCAAACTGACTGA
- a CDS encoding leucine-rich repeat protein: MINSGLEIISAQAFFQNKLTSLIIPDTVWLIGQNSFTGNKITELVLGSGVKMLGNYAFKDNAISMVTVYAVIPPKVESDSWPPFDGNPIASIRVPAESVNAYKAAEYWSSFSSIITAI, from the coding sequence TTGATAAACTCTGGACTTGAAATTATTTCTGCACAAGCATTTTTTCAGAATAAACTTACATCACTGATTATCCCTGATACGGTTTGGCTTATTGGTCAAAACAGTTTTACCGGAAACAAAATTACAGAACTGGTACTGGGTTCTGGTGTAAAAATGCTCGGAAATTATGCATTTAAAGACAATGCTATAAGTATGGTCACAGTGTATGCTGTTATACCGCCGAAGGTTGAATCTGACAGCTGGCCGCCTTTCGATGGCAATCCTATTGCTTCAATTCGAGTACCTGCAGAATCTGTAAATGCATATAAAGCAGCTGAGTATTGGTCAAGCTTCAGTTCCATCATTACAGCTATTTAA
- a CDS encoding phage tail protein: MLMSLGQFVFVTGTLAFQEIQRQRSWNYADNAVAFGRPKKQFMGAGEDTVSLPGLIYEEYGFGTRFALDELASMADTGQGFVLMDGAGYVYGVYVIDSIDETKSILLDNGTPRKVGYTLKLNRADDDRVETQSAPKRRKGAA, from the coding sequence ATGTTAATGAGCCTCGGACAATTTGTATTTGTGACCGGCACACTGGCCTTTCAGGAAATCCAGCGCCAGCGCTCATGGAATTATGCCGATAATGCAGTTGCATTCGGCCGCCCAAAGAAACAGTTCATGGGCGCCGGTGAAGACACCGTGAGCCTGCCGGGCCTCATCTATGAGGAATACGGCTTTGGCACGCGCTTCGCGCTGGATGAGCTGGCCAGCATGGCCGATACTGGCCAAGGCTTTGTGCTGATGGATGGCGCCGGCTATGTGTATGGCGTTTATGTGATTGACAGTATTGATGAAACCAAGTCTATTTTGCTAGACAATGGCACACCGCGCAAAGTGGGCTACACGCTGAAGCTGAACCGCGCAGATGATGACCGGGTAGAAACTCAGTCTGCGCCTAAGCGCAGAAAAGGTGCAGCATGA
- the tauA gene encoding taurine ABC transporter substrate-binding protein, which yields MSNKSKPLIITAIVIAAVAAFIYFQNKTSAPETAAHAAAKAQPAVVIAYQTGVDPSKVAQANGDYEKASQQPIQWKKFDTGADVVNALASGDVDIGNIGTSPLAAAASRNLPIEVFFIASKLGGSEALAVSSRSGIQNPQDLIGKTVAVPFVSTAHYSLLSALKHWNISDSQVKIINLRPPEISAAWERGDIDAAYVWEPALSKALQTGKVLTDSRQVGEWGAPTFDVWVVRKDFAGKNPQFLKAFVQASLKQIDQYSKDPKAFEADAGNVKKIAELTGSAPQDIPLLLSGNIYLNRQQQAQSLQGEFAKNILDTAAFLKSQGKVDQLKADYGDHVTAEFLKP from the coding sequence ATGAGCAATAAATCAAAACCATTAATCATTACGGCTATCGTCATTGCTGCGGTTGCCGCTTTTATTTATTTTCAGAATAAAACTTCAGCTCCTGAAACGGCAGCGCATGCCGCTGCAAAAGCGCAGCCTGCAGTGGTGATTGCCTATCAGACCGGCGTCGATCCATCAAAAGTTGCGCAAGCGAATGGAGATTATGAAAAAGCCAGCCAGCAGCCGATTCAGTGGAAAAAATTTGATACCGGAGCAGACGTTGTTAATGCTTTGGCCTCCGGCGATGTGGATATCGGAAATATCGGAACCAGCCCTTTGGCGGCGGCAGCCAGCCGCAATTTGCCTATTGAAGTATTTTTTATTGCGTCTAAATTAGGCGGTTCTGAAGCCCTTGCGGTGAGCAGCAGGTCCGGCATTCAAAACCCGCAGGACCTGATCGGCAAAACGGTTGCCGTCCCTTTTGTTTCGACAGCGCATTACAGCCTGCTGTCCGCATTAAAGCATTGGAATATTTCCGACAGCCAAGTCAAGATCATCAATTTGCGCCCGCCTGAAATTTCAGCCGCCTGGGAACGCGGCGATATTGACGCTGCCTATGTGTGGGAGCCGGCGCTCAGCAAAGCGCTGCAGACCGGCAAAGTTTTAACCGATTCCAGGCAGGTCGGGGAGTGGGGCGCGCCAACATTTGATGTATGGGTTGTCCGCAAAGACTTTGCCGGGAAAAATCCGCAATTCTTAAAAGCATTTGTGCAAGCCTCTTTAAAGCAAATCGATCAATACAGCAAAGATCCCAAAGCGTTTGAAGCGGATGCCGGCAATGTGAAGAAAATTGCGGAATTGACCGGTTCAGCTCCTCAGGATATTCCGCTGCTGCTGTCGGGCAATATCTATTTGAACCGGCAGCAGCAGGCGCAAAGCCTGCAGGGCGAATTTGCCAAAAACATTTTGGACACCGCCGCTTTCCTGAAGTCGCAAGGCAAGGTGGATCAGCTTAAAGCGGACTATGGCGATCATGTCACTGCCGAATTTCTCAAGCCTTAA
- a CDS encoding phage tail assembly protein produces the protein MTTEKNQDNTSALPEDQNVRTVTLETPIQRGAASITEIQIRKPNVGTLRNLSLQDVLKWEVQATNVLLSRVTAPALSINDLNQMNVSDYTSLAVELTSFLVSAKQKSQAALTM, from the coding sequence ATGACTACAGAAAAGAACCAGGACAACACTTCAGCTTTGCCGGAAGACCAAAATGTCCGTACCGTTACGCTGGAAACACCTATCCAGCGCGGCGCAGCCTCCATTACCGAGATTCAAATCCGGAAACCCAACGTCGGCACTCTGCGGAACTTAAGCCTGCAGGACGTTTTGAAGTGGGAAGTTCAGGCAACAAACGTGCTGCTCAGCCGCGTAACAGCGCCAGCGCTGAGCATCAATGACTTGAACCAGATGAATGTATCCGACTACACCTCACTGGCCGTGGAACTCACAAGTTTTTTAGTCAGTGCCAAGCAGAAATCCCAAGCAGCGTTGACGATGTAA
- a CDS encoding phage tail tape measure protein, with amino-acid sequence MSLSLSAILTIVDEATRPLKMIQQMSDSSSNSIEDLTRSIDRLNQTFGGSNARKYNQSLQQASQSTSKLQAVTRLLAAEYGHVDRGLTSLLNKTDQWNAQLKQNRQNIFKDVCSTAMQLTAVGFAASVPIKAFADAEEASTKLKVSMMDSTGKVAPEFEKINQLATKLGAQLPGSNADFQNMMTNLFPLNPF; translated from the coding sequence ATGAGCCTAAGTCTAAGCGCAATTTTAACGATCGTAGATGAGGCAACCCGCCCTTTGAAAATGATCCAGCAAATGTCGGATTCCAGTTCAAATTCAATTGAAGACCTGACACGCAGCATTGACCGCCTGAATCAAACATTCGGCGGTTCAAATGCCAGGAAATACAATCAATCTCTGCAGCAGGCCAGCCAATCCACCAGCAAACTGCAGGCCGTCACCCGCCTGCTCGCTGCGGAATATGGCCATGTCGACCGCGGGCTGACATCCTTATTAAATAAAACAGATCAATGGAACGCCCAGCTTAAGCAGAACCGTCAAAATATCTTTAAAGATGTCTGCAGTACAGCAATGCAGCTGACGGCTGTCGGCTTTGCCGCTTCAGTACCCATTAAGGCCTTTGCTGATGCCGAAGAAGCCAGCACAAAGCTGAAAGTTTCAATGATGGACAGCACAGGAAAAGTCGCTCCGGAGTTTGAAAAAATCAATCAGCTGGCCACCAAGCTCGGCGCTCAATTGCCGGGTTCAAATGCTGACTTCCAGAACATGATGACCAACCTATTTCCTTTAAATCCATTTTAG
- a CDS encoding suppressor of fused domain protein: MFKNIKFVKFLLGLTVLTVSTLGFTKGSEEKEWQHVYDVREAFYEKNIGKLPNDIMKAAHLFGIWPGGGFYVIPADKINKGLWVYSTFGFSNADMPTDMKAANVKVEHDNQGRVTSASLKLEKKNKTIPSSKKAGYGYEILMITKENAEWPLWFMQWSANIVLVNDVDLLARVEKNNGLTVEAIPVGNGTINVLIAKAQKPLPTSLTLPNGNMQFLIATVITEQEMQWSIENGHAALLEKLIDSGIGQISDCNRSSIVK, from the coding sequence ATGTTCAAAAATATAAAGTTCGTTAAATTTTTATTGGGGCTGACTGTACTTACCGTATCAACGCTCGGCTTTACGAAAGGCAGTGAAGAAAAGGAATGGCAGCATGTTTATGATGTTAGAGAAGCCTTTTACGAGAAAAATATCGGCAAGTTACCGAATGATATTATGAAAGCAGCTCACCTCTTCGGCATTTGGCCAGGAGGCGGCTTTTACGTAATTCCTGCCGACAAAATCAACAAAGGGTTATGGGTATATTCCACCTTTGGATTTAGTAATGCTGATATGCCAACAGACATGAAAGCTGCAAATGTTAAAGTTGAGCATGACAATCAAGGACGAGTAACCTCAGCCTCATTAAAATTAGAAAAGAAAAATAAGACCATCCCCTCATCTAAAAAAGCTGGTTATGGGTATGAAATTCTCATGATTACCAAAGAAAATGCTGAATGGCCACTTTGGTTTATGCAGTGGTCAGCAAACATCGTTCTAGTAAATGATGTAGATCTATTGGCAAGAGTAGAGAAAAATAATGGTTTAACTGTTGAAGCAATCCCTGTCGGTAATGGCACAATTAATGTGTTAATTGCTAAAGCACAAAAACCGCTACCTACAAGCTTAACCTTACCCAATGGAAATATGCAGTTCTTAATTGCCACAGTTATTACAGAGCAAGAAATGCAGTGGTCTATTGAAAATGGGCATGCTGCTTTATTGGAAAAACTTATAGATAGCGGTATAGGGCAGATTAGTGACTGCAATCGATCATCAATAGTGAAGTAA
- the tauC gene encoding taurine ABC transporter permease TauC yields the protein MSTQLEKITQKSISAPESEQLQGHFPAAAAALNALLRKHLSLLLSIGSVLAVLALWLAAAALQLIPELFLPSPASVWQKFLEVSRQGFMQATLGQHLAESIGRVFSALTAAVIIGVPVGLWMGLNKWVRAALDPLVELLRPIPPLAYLPLLVIWFGIGETTKILLIFFSILAPVIISTVHGVLSHQQNRERAALSLGATRWQVLRYVILPAALPQILTGIRIGLGVGWSTLVAAELVAADRGIGFMVQSAAQFLITDTVILGIIVIALVAVSFELFLRWLQKQLAPWYGQQL from the coding sequence ATGAGCACTCAGCTTGAGAAGATCACTCAAAAATCTATTTCTGCGCCGGAATCTGAGCAGCTGCAGGGCCATTTTCCGGCGGCAGCTGCAGCGCTGAATGCATTGCTGAGAAAGCATTTAAGCCTGCTGTTAAGCATCGGCAGCGTTTTGGCTGTGTTGGCGCTTTGGCTTGCGGCAGCAGCTTTGCAGCTCATTCCTGAACTGTTTCTGCCCAGCCCTGCATCGGTTTGGCAGAAATTCCTGGAAGTGAGCCGGCAGGGCTTTATGCAGGCCACGCTTGGGCAGCACCTTGCCGAAAGCATTGGCCGCGTATTCAGCGCGCTGACCGCCGCAGTAATTATTGGCGTGCCTGTTGGCTTATGGATGGGCCTGAATAAATGGGTGCGCGCTGCGCTTGACCCTCTGGTTGAGCTGCTGCGCCCCATTCCGCCGCTGGCCTATTTGCCATTGCTGGTCATTTGGTTCGGCATCGGCGAAACAACCAAAATCCTGTTAATTTTCTTTTCAATTTTAGCGCCGGTCATTATCAGCACCGTGCATGGGGTTTTAAGCCATCAGCAGAACCGTGAACGCGCGGCCCTATCTTTAGGCGCAACGCGCTGGCAGGTATTGCGCTATGTTATTTTGCCGGCAGCCTTGCCGCAGATTTTAACCGGCATCCGCATTGGCTTAGGCGTCGGCTGGTCGACGCTGGTGGCAGCCGAATTGGTGGCTGCAGACCGCGGCATCGGCTTCATGGTGCAGTCGGCAGCGCAATTCTTAATCACCGATACGGTTATTCTCGGCATTATTGTCATTGCGCTTGTCGCGGTAAGTTTTGAATTATTTTTACGCTGGCTGCAGAAGCAGCTGGCGCCCTGGTACGGCCAGCAGCTATAG
- a CDS encoding contractile injection system protein, VgrG/Pvc8 family: protein MIKTPVCIVTANSKPLNALIYSRILSVTVTDNRANEADELSIVLDDHDGALELPKRGVRLNCRMGYLGDSLHDKGDFIVDETEWSGTPDQITVKASSANFKSNIKEAKSKSYHRKKFGEIAAEIAKNHSLTLVMTSNLKNIDLSHVDQTNESDLNLLTRLAKQNGAEMAVKKDRLLIFAAGSAKTASGKDLPTITLIRNSGDQFRYSEQDRESDHTGVSASYQDTGKAKREKAVSGEKGKVKHLKGTFANKEEAERASAAKMAEIKRQMAKFSINLAYGLSEISTESPIKLQGFKAEVDKLKWIVEKATHSYTKSGGLITQLDLEANIK from the coding sequence ATGATTAAAACCCCTGTCTGCATTGTTACCGCCAACAGCAAGCCTTTGAATGCGCTGATTTACAGCCGAATCCTCAGCGTTACGGTGACGGATAACCGCGCCAATGAAGCGGATGAACTCAGCATCGTGCTGGATGATCATGATGGCGCTTTGGAGCTGCCTAAGCGTGGTGTCCGCCTGAATTGCCGAATGGGCTATTTAGGCGACAGCCTGCATGACAAAGGCGATTTTATTGTAGATGAAACGGAATGGTCAGGCACACCAGATCAGATCACGGTAAAAGCCTCCAGCGCCAATTTTAAAAGCAATATCAAAGAGGCCAAATCTAAATCGTACCACCGCAAAAAATTTGGCGAGATTGCTGCGGAAATTGCCAAAAATCACAGCCTCACTTTGGTCATGACCAGCAATTTAAAAAATATTGATTTAAGCCATGTTGATCAGACCAATGAATCTGATCTGAACCTGCTGACGCGTTTGGCCAAACAGAATGGCGCAGAGATGGCCGTAAAAAAAGACCGGCTTTTAATTTTTGCTGCCGGCAGCGCAAAAACAGCTTCAGGCAAGGATTTGCCTACCATTACTTTGATCAGGAACAGCGGTGATCAGTTCCGCTACAGTGAGCAAGACCGAGAATCGGATCATACTGGCGTTTCTGCCAGTTACCAGGACACAGGCAAAGCCAAGCGAGAAAAAGCAGTGTCTGGAGAGAAAGGCAAAGTGAAACATCTGAAGGGAACCTTTGCCAATAAAGAAGAGGCAGAACGTGCCAGTGCTGCAAAGATGGCTGAGATTAAGCGCCAAATGGCGAAATTCAGCATCAATTTAGCTTATGGACTATCTGAGATCAGTACAGAGTCTCCAATCAAGCTACAGGGCTTTAAAGCAGAGGTGGATAAGCTGAAGTGGATCGTTGAAAAAGCCACTCATAGCTATACTAAGAGTGGAGGATTAATAACGCAATTGGATTTAGAAGCGAATATTAAATAA
- a CDS encoding phage tail tape measure protein, which yields MSFKSILGGTGEAAGNLAVLLKMPFDEAANFAAKMQDATQTAEGDMLSLMDTIQRTAYLGVDPTNMLGGFAKLGAGMKTIKQIGLDGANAMAPLLVMADQSGMTDLSSAGNAYSKTFKAMLDQGKINKALKGTKLSFDFSDGKGEFGGLDRMFKQLEKLKGLTTQQRDGIISDIFGNDAENMQVLNLLINKGKAGYEETIAKMERQADLQTRINAQLGTLKNIWEQAQGAMTNVMVDFVAAIAPDLKSFVNRISEIAEKLSAWAKANPELVRTIAKIALHLIMFKVAMLGLRLTTNLFFSAIVGLLAGITKLTIMLWLINKVADRFGIRLPTRLSVIAKGIRLLGQAFIFLARQAIPMVIRGLIAMSASLLANPLTWIIVLIGLVAVAIYRYWGPIKAFFKGFWDGLKIGLAPFIDTLRASFSSLKTTLSPLKPIWDALVNVWNIFKGVIAEALTPFQATNAQLANAASYGQSFGQALGIVLGVLGEVIATLIRAASVIFTVFGTAIGEFAGRISMLPEQVSAAFNSVKASVMDAGAAFINYLLTPLRQVIGAVNLLITGMNKIPNVNIPKIPQVPQLNASTPGAVPAKPVQTKAIIPLRAPQSGQTVNHFGAPQISITGVTDPKAVGAVVDQKMKNWQSSFAAPSSNRSYSDQN from the coding sequence ATTTCCTTTAAATCCATTTTAGGCGGCACCGGTGAAGCTGCAGGCAATTTAGCGGTACTGCTGAAAATGCCATTTGATGAAGCTGCGAACTTTGCAGCCAAAATGCAGGATGCAACGCAAACTGCTGAGGGCGACATGCTGAGCTTAATGGATACCATTCAGCGTACTGCTTACCTCGGTGTAGATCCGACCAACATGCTGGGCGGTTTTGCGAAGCTGGGCGCAGGCATGAAAACCATTAAACAGATTGGGCTGGATGGCGCCAACGCAATGGCTCCCCTGCTGGTTATGGCTGATCAGAGCGGGATGACAGATTTAAGCAGTGCGGGCAATGCCTACAGCAAAACTTTTAAAGCCATGCTTGATCAAGGAAAAATCAACAAAGCTTTGAAAGGAACGAAGCTTTCATTTGATTTCAGTGACGGTAAAGGCGAGTTTGGAGGCTTAGACCGCATGTTTAAGCAGCTGGAAAAACTCAAAGGGCTAACGACACAGCAGCGGGACGGAATTATTTCAGATATTTTTGGCAATGATGCTGAGAATATGCAAGTCCTGAATTTGCTCATCAATAAAGGCAAAGCCGGCTATGAAGAAACCATTGCCAAAATGGAACGCCAGGCTGATCTGCAAACGCGCATTAATGCGCAGCTCGGAACCTTAAAAAACATTTGGGAGCAGGCTCAGGGCGCCATGACAAATGTCATGGTCGACTTTGTTGCTGCCATTGCTCCAGATTTGAAATCCTTTGTGAACCGGATCAGTGAAATAGCAGAAAAGCTCAGCGCATGGGCAAAAGCCAATCCAGAACTTGTCCGCACAATCGCCAAAATCGCCCTGCACCTGATCATGTTCAAAGTGGCCATGCTCGGACTAAGGCTCACAACAAACCTCTTCTTCAGCGCAATTGTGGGGCTGCTGGCCGGCATTACAAAATTGACCATTATGCTTTGGCTCATTAACAAAGTTGCAGACCGTTTTGGCATCAGGCTGCCAACGCGCCTATCGGTGATCGCCAAAGGCATCCGCTTACTTGGGCAGGCATTTATATTCTTAGCCCGGCAAGCTATCCCTATGGTTATCCGCGGCCTGATTGCCATGTCAGCAAGCCTGCTGGCCAATCCATTAACCTGGATCATTGTATTAATTGGCTTGGTCGCAGTGGCCATTTACAGGTATTGGGGGCCAATCAAAGCGTTTTTCAAAGGCTTCTGGGATGGCTTGAAAATTGGCTTAGCCCCTTTTATTGACACGCTGCGCGCATCATTCAGCAGCTTGAAAACAACACTTTCACCTTTAAAGCCTATTTGGGACGCTTTAGTCAATGTCTGGAATATTTTTAAAGGCGTCATAGCTGAGGCACTGACCCCATTTCAGGCAACCAATGCACAGCTGGCCAACGCCGCTTCATACGGGCAAAGCTTTGGCCAAGCGCTAGGAATTGTTTTAGGCGTGCTGGGCGAAGTCATTGCGACTTTAATCAGAGCAGCCAGTGTCATTTTTACTGTTTTCGGCACGGCCATTGGTGAGTTTGCCGGGCGGATATCCATGCTCCCGGAACAGGTGAGCGCAGCGTTCAATTCGGTTAAAGCCAGCGTAATGGACGCCGGCGCTGCATTCATCAATTACCTGCTGACCCCTTTAAGGCAAGTCATAGGCGCAGTTAATTTGCTGATTACAGGCATGAATAAAATTCCAAATGTGAATATTCCTAAAATCCCCCAAGTGCCTCAGCTCAATGCATCAACCCCCGGTGCTGTGCCGGCCAAGCCTGTGCAGACCAAAGCGATTATTCCGCTGCGGGCGCCACAGTCCGGCCAAACAGTTAATCACTTCGGCGCACCGCAAATCAGCATCACCGGCGTAACCGATCCGAAAGCCGTTGGCGCTGTGGTCGACCAGAAGATGAAGAACTGGCAAAGCAGTTTTGCTGCGCCATCTTCGAACCGCAGCTACAGCGACCAGAACTGA
- a CDS encoding taurine ABC transporter ATP-binding protein, giving the protein MSILKAENITLQYPGQAAAVLKNISLEIPESSLTVILGESGCGKTTLLNILAGFQQVDSGAVKIDDEALSAPDARRAVVFQEHALLPWLTVAENVAFSLKLQGLKAPAIKPQVERILAAVGLLHAAESNIWELSGGMKQRVGIARALISHAPFILLDEPFAALDAFTRENMQEFVLNLWIKEDKGFFLITHDIEEALLLSNQLVLMAARPGTIVETLHLDFAQRYRQGESVRAIKSDPRFIQLREQLFERLKDQKLHALEG; this is encoded by the coding sequence ATGAGCATCTTAAAAGCTGAAAATATCACGCTGCAGTATCCGGGTCAGGCGGCAGCCGTGCTTAAAAACATCAGTCTGGAGATTCCGGAATCATCATTAACGGTGATTCTCGGAGAATCCGGCTGCGGCAAAACCACGCTGCTGAATATTCTGGCAGGCTTTCAGCAGGTCGATTCAGGCGCGGTAAAAATTGATGATGAAGCGCTTAGCGCGCCTGATGCGCGGCGCGCCGTGGTGTTTCAGGAACATGCTTTGCTGCCGTGGCTGACTGTGGCGGAAAATGTGGCTTTTTCCCTGAAGCTGCAGGGCTTGAAAGCGCCGGCCATTAAGCCTCAGGTTGAGCGTATTCTGGCTGCTGTAGGCTTGCTGCATGCGGCTGAGTCGAATATTTGGGAGCTGTCCGGCGGCATGAAGCAGCGTGTCGGCATTGCGCGCGCTTTAATCAGCCATGCGCCGTTTATTCTGCTGGATGAGCCGTTCGCCGCGCTGGATGCCTTTACCCGTGAAAATATGCAGGAATTTGTGCTGAATTTATGGATTAAGGAAGACAAAGGCTTCTTTCTGATTACGCATGACATTGAGGAAGCATTGCTGCTCAGCAATCAGCTGGTATTGATGGCGGCGCGGCCGGGCACAATCGTTGAAACTTTACATCTGGATTTCGCGCAGCGCTACCGCCAAGGGGAATCTGTCCGCGCCATTAAGTCTGATCCGCGCTTTATTCAGCTGCGCGAACAGCTGTTTGAGCGCCTGAAAGATCAAAAACTGCATGCGCTGGAGGGGTAA